In Kordiimonas pumila, a single genomic region encodes these proteins:
- a CDS encoding bifunctional salicylyl-CoA 5-hydroxylase/oxidoreductase yields the protein MRIACLGGGPAGLYFAISMKLRNPEHEIVVFERNRPDDTFGWGVVFSAETLVNFARNDSISSFEIEQNFAYWDDIAVVHGGVRTVSTGHGFCGIGRMKLLNILQDRATSLGVQIEYQTDIASTTALKGYDLIVAADGLNSRVRTEHAGIFKPDIDVRQCKFVWLGTKQKFDDAFTFIFEKTEHGWVWAHAYQFDNETATFIVECSQKTWDAYGFSSLSQQESIKICERIFANHLGGHSLMSNANHIRGSAWISFPRVLCEKWSTDNIVLMGDAAATAHFSIGSGTKLAMESAIALAEYVHTEPTLEKAFVRYEDERRLEVLKLQSAARNSLEWFENVERYLGLDPVQFNYSLLTRSQRISHENLRLRDKSWLESAETWFQQNSGGGKAAKAPMFAPFKLRGMELRNRIVVSPMAQYKAHDGCPTDWHLVHYGERAKGGAGLVYTEMTCTSAEARITPGCPGLYAPEHEAAWRRITDFIHSETEAKVAVQIGHAGRKGSTRLGWEGMDQPLTSDNWGLISASAIPWSESSQTPRVMTRADMEKIIADFVQSAEMAERAGFDMLELHYAHGYLLSSFLSPLTNKRNDEYGGSVENRLRFPLELYHAVRAVWPENKPISVRISAHDWVGEAGITPNDAVVIARMLGEAGVDIIDVSAGQTSRQAKPVYGRMFQTPFSDQIRNETGLKTMAVGNIYETDHVNSILMAGRADLVCLARPHLADPYWTLHSAAALGEKDVCWPAPYHAGRDQLYRLAERAEANNAERV from the coding sequence ATGCGTATTGCTTGTTTAGGGGGCGGTCCTGCGGGGCTTTATTTCGCGATTAGTATGAAGCTGCGGAACCCGGAACATGAGATCGTCGTTTTTGAACGCAACCGACCAGACGATACTTTTGGTTGGGGTGTGGTGTTTTCAGCAGAAACACTCGTAAACTTTGCTCGAAACGATAGTATAAGCTCGTTTGAGATAGAGCAAAACTTTGCTTATTGGGATGATATAGCTGTTGTACACGGTGGTGTGCGCACCGTATCTACAGGGCATGGGTTTTGCGGTATTGGCCGTATGAAACTGCTAAACATATTGCAGGATAGGGCTACATCTTTAGGGGTGCAGATCGAGTATCAAACTGACATCGCTTCTACAACAGCTTTGAAAGGCTACGACCTGATCGTTGCGGCAGACGGGCTAAACTCGAGAGTGCGAACTGAGCATGCTGGTATTTTTAAGCCTGATATTGATGTACGGCAATGCAAATTTGTCTGGTTAGGCACAAAGCAAAAATTTGATGATGCCTTTACATTTATTTTTGAAAAAACAGAGCATGGCTGGGTGTGGGCGCATGCCTACCAGTTTGATAATGAGACCGCGACATTCATTGTAGAATGCAGCCAGAAAACGTGGGATGCATATGGCTTTAGTTCATTAAGTCAGCAAGAGTCCATCAAGATATGTGAGCGTATTTTTGCAAACCACTTAGGTGGTCATAGTCTTATGAGTAACGCAAACCACATTAGAGGGTCCGCATGGATTAGCTTCCCACGTGTGCTATGCGAAAAATGGTCTACTGACAATATTGTGCTGATGGGGGATGCGGCTGCAACTGCCCATTTCTCTATTGGGTCCGGTACAAAACTCGCTATGGAAAGTGCTATTGCACTGGCAGAGTATGTGCACACTGAGCCAACACTTGAGAAAGCTTTTGTGCGGTACGAGGATGAGCGCCGGTTAGAGGTGTTAAAACTGCAATCTGCGGCTCGTAATTCGCTTGAGTGGTTTGAAAATGTTGAACGATATCTGGGGCTTGATCCAGTACAGTTTAATTATTCGTTGCTCACCCGTTCACAGCGTATTAGCCACGAAAACCTGCGGTTAAGGGATAAAAGCTGGTTGGAAAGTGCAGAGACATGGTTTCAGCAAAATTCAGGAGGTGGTAAAGCCGCAAAAGCCCCCATGTTTGCACCATTCAAATTGCGCGGCATGGAGTTGAGAAACCGGATTGTTGTATCGCCGATGGCGCAGTATAAAGCGCATGATGGCTGCCCTACAGACTGGCATTTGGTACATTACGGCGAGCGAGCAAAGGGCGGCGCAGGCCTTGTTTATACGGAAATGACCTGCACATCAGCAGAGGCGCGCATTACACCCGGTTGCCCGGGGCTTTATGCACCGGAGCATGAAGCCGCATGGCGGCGTATTACAGATTTTATCCACAGCGAAACGGAAGCAAAGGTAGCCGTGCAAATTGGCCATGCTGGGCGTAAGGGTTCAACACGGCTTGGCTGGGAGGGCATGGACCAGCCCTTAACGTCAGATAATTGGGGCTTGATATCAGCGTCCGCTATTCCTTGGTCTGAAAGCAGCCAAACACCGCGTGTTATGACGCGCGCTGATATGGAAAAAATTATTGCTGATTTTGTTCAGTCGGCTGAAATGGCAGAACGTGCGGGCTTTGATATGCTCGAATTGCATTATGCACACGGTTATCTATTATCGTCTTTCTTAAGCCCGTTAACAAATAAACGAAATGATGAGTACGGCGGCAGCGTAGAAAATCGCTTGAGGTTCCCGCTTGAGCTTTATCATGCTGTTCGCGCAGTTTGGCCTGAAAATAAGCCTATATCTGTTCGGATTTCGGCGCATGACTGGGTTGGTGAAGCAGGCATTACGCCAAATGACGCAGTCGTTATTGCACGTATGCTGGGCGAGGCTGGTGTTGACATTATTGATGTTTCGGCAGGACAGACATCAAGGCAAGCAAAGCCTGTTTATGGGCGTATGTTTCAGACACCTTTCTCTGACCAGATACGAAACGAAACCGGCCTCAAAACGATGGCTGTTGGTAATATCTATGAAACAGATCATGTGAATTCTATTTTGATGGCAGGTCGTGCGGACCTTGTGTGTCTTGCACGGCCTCATCTTGCCGATCCGTACTGGACTTTGCATTCAGCTGCTGCGCTCGGTGAGAAGGACGTTTGTTGGCCAGCGCCGTATCATGCGGGCCGTGATCAATTGTATAGGCTTGCTGAACGGGCAGAGGCCAACAATGCGGAGCGTGTTTGA
- a CDS encoding alpha/beta hydrolase: MQNTIDWDDAYSNAAYIPDAYKIAAAWPIDAAAFRNHYSNALLDVPYGNSPRQKYDLFMPEKKPIGLAIFIHGGYWLEFDKSSWSQFAEGALQKNWAIMLPSYDLCPHVHISDITKQIGLAITSAALRVKGPIHISGHSAGGHLAFRMGCMNTPLTTSVSTRVQKIVGISGLYDLNPLCKTAMNNDLRITPEEATQESPIFQQPIKHIDFTCAVGSIERPEFIRQSKDMTKMWSKAGTNILYHEEADKHHFNVIDSLKHAESALAKTLYTER, translated from the coding sequence ATGCAAAACACTATTGACTGGGACGATGCTTACTCTAATGCAGCTTATATCCCTGATGCGTATAAAATAGCAGCCGCCTGGCCTATTGATGCTGCCGCATTCCGGAATCATTATTCAAACGCGTTGCTTGATGTGCCTTACGGCAATAGCCCTCGTCAAAAGTATGACTTGTTTATGCCAGAAAAAAAACCAATTGGCCTTGCCATATTCATACACGGTGGCTATTGGCTCGAATTCGATAAATCATCCTGGTCGCAGTTTGCTGAAGGCGCGCTACAAAAAAACTGGGCAATTATGCTGCCGTCTTATGACTTATGCCCCCATGTTCATATAAGCGACATTACTAAGCAAATAGGCCTTGCCATTACCTCGGCAGCTCTTCGTGTGAAGGGGCCTATTCATATCAGCGGGCATTCAGCAGGTGGGCACCTGGCGTTTCGCATGGGCTGCATGAATACACCGCTCACCACATCGGTTTCTACACGCGTTCAAAAAATTGTGGGCATTAGCGGCCTTTATGACCTGAACCCTTTGTGCAAAACAGCCATGAATAATGACCTGCGCATTACCCCTGAGGAAGCCACACAAGAAAGCCCCATATTCCAGCAGCCAATAAAACATATTGATTTTACATGCGCCGTTGGCAGTATCGAACGTCCTGAATTTATTAGGCAAAGCAAAGATATGACAAAGATGTGGTCAAAAGCCGGTACAAATATCCTGTACCACGAAGAAGCGGACAAGCATCATTTTAATGTTATAGACAGCCTGAAACACGCCGAAAGCGCTTTAGCAAAAACACTCTATACTGAACGATAA
- a CDS encoding carboxylesterase/lipase family protein, producing MRVEQGEVVGFVNENGAKVWLGIPYAAAPVGDLRWRAPRQSESWAHERLALEQPSWCIQMTGALDKLYGIETGNIVGSEDCLYLNIYAPSSVGTEKPVPVMFWIHGGSNVWGRAEEYDGSVLAQKYGVVVVIVQYRLGPLGWFAHPSIRGDAKNVEDKAASFAILDQIAALKWVKNNIAGFGGDTQNITIFGESAGAANVEGLITSPLAVGLFEKAIAQSGAPRSVSIEVAQSGGSYVKNGSLQIMSELFDGRQPTPEEMRQLTPEQLYSAYAAESHAIQAPTMIADGVAIPLRNAADALVQAVKERDIPFLFGSNKDESKYFFAFNPKMTDKQFGLFPKAKDTIFYDAISDHADDAWRALGVDEVAFSLREQSVHHAYTYRFDWDEEGTHYLSDFSYLLGAAHTMEIPFVFGVFDGFLGRLSEISFKPATEESRLKLSEAMMSYWTQFAYTGSPEKGRSQTLPLWPNVASGDTILTQVLDTEQGGGIRAEHSMKTVDDVVSGIKDDPRLNRGDTRCIISRELGNIYGRGNQELANLYKQYC from the coding sequence GTGAGGGTTGAGCAGGGCGAAGTGGTAGGCTTTGTCAATGAAAATGGTGCCAAGGTGTGGTTGGGCATACCCTATGCTGCTGCTCCGGTTGGGGATTTAAGGTGGCGGGCCCCCCGTCAGTCTGAAAGTTGGGCGCATGAACGCTTGGCATTAGAGCAGCCGTCTTGGTGTATACAGATGACAGGAGCTCTTGATAAGCTTTATGGTATTGAAACTGGAAATATTGTTGGTAGTGAAGATTGTTTGTATCTCAATATTTATGCGCCAAGCAGTGTGGGCACGGAAAAACCTGTACCGGTCATGTTCTGGATACACGGTGGGAGTAATGTGTGGGGGCGCGCTGAAGAGTATGATGGTTCTGTACTGGCACAAAAGTATGGTGTGGTTGTTGTTATTGTACAGTACCGGCTAGGCCCCCTTGGCTGGTTTGCTCACCCTAGTATACGGGGTGATGCAAAAAATGTTGAGGACAAGGCTGCAAGCTTTGCAATCCTCGACCAAATTGCAGCCCTTAAGTGGGTTAAGAATAATATTGCTGGCTTTGGGGGCGATACTCAAAATATTACAATTTTTGGTGAAAGTGCTGGGGCTGCAAATGTTGAGGGGCTTATTACATCTCCACTAGCTGTTGGCCTTTTCGAAAAAGCAATAGCTCAAAGTGGTGCTCCACGAAGTGTGTCTATTGAAGTAGCTCAGTCAGGCGGCTCCTATGTTAAGAATGGTTCGCTTCAAATTATGTCTGAGCTATTTGATGGAAGACAGCCAACACCTGAAGAAATGCGCCAGCTAACGCCTGAGCAGCTTTATAGTGCTTACGCTGCTGAGAGCCATGCTATTCAGGCGCCAACAATGATTGCGGATGGTGTTGCTATTCCTTTGCGTAACGCGGCTGATGCGCTGGTTCAGGCTGTTAAGGAAAGAGATATACCTTTCCTTTTTGGTTCAAACAAAGATGAATCCAAGTATTTTTTCGCTTTTAATCCTAAGATGACAGATAAACAGTTTGGATTATTCCCAAAGGCCAAGGATACAATATTCTATGATGCTATATCAGACCATGCAGATGATGCGTGGCGGGCTTTAGGTGTGGACGAGGTTGCCTTTAGCTTAAGAGAACAAAGTGTGCACCATGCTTATACATATAGGTTTGATTGGGATGAAGAGGGTACTCATTATCTGTCAGATTTTAGTTATTTGCTTGGGGCGGCACACACGATGGAAATCCCCTTCGTATTTGGTGTTTTCGATGGGTTCTTAGGGCGGCTTTCTGAAATTTCTTTCAAGCCTGCTACGGAGGAGAGTCGATTAAAGCTATCTGAGGCTATGATGTCATATTGGACCCAGTTTGCTTATACGGGATCTCCAGAAAAAGGCCGCAGTCAGACCCTCCCTCTGTGGCCAAATGTTGCCTCAGGAGATACCATTCTTACTCAGGTTCTAGATACAGAACAGGGTGGGGGCATAAGGGCAGAGCATAGTATGAAAACGGTTGATGATGTTGTGAGTGGCATTAAAGATGATCCCAGACTTAATAGGGGTGATACCCGCTGTATTATTTCGCGCGAACTGGGAAATATTTATGGCCGTGGCAATCAGGAACTTGCAAACCTTTATAAGCAGTATTGTTAA
- a CDS encoding S26 family signal peptidase yields MTGYTNECLPDRYEDRGWSTSPIIMHGDTIEVIQSGCLKSKAGDFVIFTKAGSDDLILKKQISSVGDVLSIINSTLFINDHIVLGLDGRPVHLVRKEEQLLNLYALKPLSGILVLGAQNSMDSRSIGPISQEIIKGVVVE; encoded by the coding sequence CTGACGGGGTACACCAACGAATGTTTACCAGACCGTTATGAAGATAGAGGATGGTCAACTTCTCCTATTATTATGCATGGCGATACCATTGAAGTCATTCAATCAGGATGTTTAAAATCGAAAGCTGGTGATTTTGTAATATTTACAAAAGCTGGAAGTGATGACCTTATACTAAAAAAGCAGATTTCCTCTGTAGGAGATGTGTTATCAATAATAAATTCTACACTATTTATAAATGACCACATAGTATTAGGCCTTGATGGCCGTCCAGTTCACTTAGTCAGAAAAGAAGAGCAATTATTAAATTTATATGCGCTTAAGCCTCTATCCGGTATTCTTGTTTTAGGTGCTCAAAATAGTATGGATAGTAGGTCTATTGGCCCTATCTCTCAGGAAATAATTAAAGGTGTAGTTGTGGAATGA
- a CDS encoding M20 aminoacylase family protein — protein MHIEKQTDTAWISLQETHKKFTQIRHDIHRHPETAFEEFKTADLIAEQLQSWGIEVHRGFATTGVVGILKAGDGDDAIGLRADMDALHLDEMNSFDHKSVHQGRMHGCGHDGHTTMLLAAAEYLAKSKNFSGTVYFIFQPAEENEGGGKVMVEEGLFDKFPVKAVFGMHNIPGIPLGSFAVRPGAMMAGYDRFDITIKAKGGHAAMPDKFIDPIVIATDLVGAINTIVSRNMNPMHSAVVSVTRIAAGETYNVIPETATLAGTVRYFNIDDQALIQQRLETLAVNIAKAYGATAKVEYRVGYPPTLNSVDETAICTDVLIDVFGADKVDKEPEPLMAGEDFAFMLQKSPGCYVWAGNGSEGPHSCMVHNPNYDFNDELIPLGALYWVKLAEKLLPSD, from the coding sequence ATGCATATTGAAAAACAGACAGATACAGCGTGGATCTCTTTGCAGGAAACCCATAAGAAATTTACGCAGATACGGCACGATATACACCGGCACCCAGAGACGGCATTTGAAGAATTTAAAACGGCAGATCTTATCGCTGAACAACTTCAATCATGGGGTATTGAAGTGCACCGCGGGTTTGCGACAACTGGTGTTGTTGGCATTTTAAAAGCGGGTGACGGCGATGATGCCATCGGTCTGCGCGCAGATATGGATGCTTTGCATCTTGATGAAATGAACAGCTTTGACCACAAGTCAGTTCACCAGGGTCGAATGCATGGCTGTGGCCATGACGGCCATACGACAATGTTATTGGCTGCCGCTGAGTATTTAGCAAAAAGTAAAAACTTTTCCGGGACGGTGTATTTTATTTTTCAGCCCGCTGAAGAAAATGAAGGCGGCGGCAAGGTGATGGTGGAAGAGGGTCTGTTTGATAAATTCCCTGTGAAAGCTGTTTTTGGCATGCATAATATTCCGGGTATTCCTCTTGGGTCATTTGCGGTTAGGCCGGGCGCTATGATGGCGGGTTATGATCGGTTTGATATAACGATAAAGGCAAAAGGCGGCCATGCAGCCATGCCGGACAAGTTTATTGACCCCATTGTGATAGCAACAGACTTGGTAGGCGCTATTAATACAATTGTTTCAAGAAACATGAATCCGATGCACTCTGCTGTTGTGAGTGTGACGAGGATTGCGGCGGGAGAAACATACAATGTCATCCCAGAAACAGCGACACTTGCTGGTACAGTGAGGTATTTTAACATAGATGATCAAGCACTTATCCAGCAACGGCTTGAAACATTGGCTGTGAATATTGCAAAAGCTTACGGTGCTACAGCTAAGGTTGAATATCGGGTCGGCTACCCACCAACATTGAATAGTGTGGATGAAACTGCGATCTGTACAGATGTGCTTATTGATGTATTTGGCGCCGATAAAGTTGATAAAGAACCTGAGCCTTTAATGGCGGGGGAAGACTTTGCCTTTATGTTGCAAAAATCACCGGGGTGTTATGTTTGGGCGGGTAATGGTAGCGAAGGGCCACATTCCTGCATGGTGCATAATCCAAACTATGATTTTAACGACGAACTGATCCCTTTAGGCGCGTTATACTGGGTCAAGCTGGCGGAAAAGCTTTTACCAAGCGATTAA
- a CDS encoding MFS transporter, whose translation MTNSSPINIEKYIDDRPFGFFQVKVVFLCVCIALLEGYDTQVIGFAAPGIAAEWSVSRASLGLAFSSSLFGLMLGALFLGPAADRYGRRILTITCFGFVGLFTLLSAYVTSIDQLVVLRFLTGLGIGGTMPGAIALVSEYSPKRYRALSVTIMACGFPLGSVLGGIVAAPLISEFGWRSSFILGGVLPILLTVLLFYFLPESIKFLAAKPSKVKEASKLLACVDNTYTPREEEIFEVAVGQARHVRFKDIFSEGRLAGSLILWLLFALNLLMLYLMISWLPTILTEAGFNLEKAIIAMSLFSAGGIVASLFLGRVADRSSPYIVLLCVYIFAACITAVMSMSGLPASVLLVLVFFAGVGILGPQLVLNALAANFYPSNIRSAGVGASLSAGRIGAIVGPLAGSVVMSLGLPPTQVFLMLTVPSLICAVAIWRLGKEKSSDVLQPRAIREFDHLMCGVKDINLTAETFKALGFTVGPVTPLEGIGVVNSRILLTPKQKNLANYIEFMQLGGAQGEIPSFLQKWLKGSLIGKEGAHSLIMRTDDAQNTYNHFEKLHKENPQGGFAPYLLKMDFDQDGPDGEMYSVGFSNCIMPDLEPPLYVSTSEIRTLDFYLNTQWRTHRNGAISWTETIAISDEPETTAMELQELWGGEIAKVNSGCFVCGPSEMPLKVFSKKAFCEEYGDTVIADIGYSVKNAYIAGVHISVENLEQTKVFLKSQKIKTQTKIDKVILPADLCHGFFICFERNKDIGKV comes from the coding sequence ATGACAAATTCTTCGCCCATAAATATTGAAAAATATATTGATGATAGGCCGTTTGGTTTCTTTCAGGTAAAAGTGGTTTTTCTGTGTGTTTGCATAGCGTTACTAGAGGGTTACGACACACAGGTAATTGGGTTTGCTGCCCCCGGTATCGCGGCAGAATGGTCTGTATCGCGTGCTTCCCTGGGGCTGGCATTTTCATCTAGCCTATTTGGCCTTATGCTGGGCGCGCTGTTTTTGGGGCCTGCAGCGGACCGCTATGGAAGAAGAATTCTGACAATAACCTGTTTTGGTTTTGTGGGTTTGTTCACTCTCTTAAGTGCCTATGTCACATCTATTGACCAACTGGTGGTTTTACGTTTTTTAACGGGGCTTGGAATTGGTGGCACAATGCCTGGTGCTATTGCGCTTGTGTCAGAATATTCTCCGAAGCGGTACCGTGCGCTCAGTGTTACAATAATGGCTTGTGGCTTTCCGTTGGGGTCTGTTCTTGGGGGTATAGTCGCAGCCCCGCTGATTAGTGAGTTTGGTTGGCGGTCTTCCTTTATTTTAGGCGGTGTATTACCAATTTTACTGACAGTGCTTTTATTTTATTTTTTACCAGAATCAATAAAGTTTTTGGCGGCAAAACCATCAAAGGTAAAAGAAGCATCAAAACTTCTCGCATGTGTAGACAACACCTATACACCGCGTGAAGAGGAAATATTTGAGGTGGCTGTTGGTCAGGCACGGCACGTACGTTTTAAAGATATTTTTTCTGAAGGCCGGTTGGCAGGGTCTCTCATTTTATGGCTGCTCTTTGCGCTTAACCTGCTGATGTTATATCTGATGATAAGCTGGTTACCCACGATTTTGACAGAGGCAGGCTTTAATCTCGAAAAAGCAATCATTGCGATGTCATTGTTTAGTGCAGGGGGCATCGTTGCCAGTTTGTTTTTGGGCCGTGTTGCTGATCGTTCTTCCCCGTATATTGTTTTGCTTTGTGTCTATATATTTGCCGCATGTATTACAGCGGTCATGAGCATGTCAGGCTTGCCTGCTTCAGTGCTTCTGGTTTTGGTGTTTTTCGCAGGGGTCGGTATTTTGGGGCCACAGCTAGTATTGAATGCGCTAGCGGCTAACTTTTACCCCTCAAATATTAGGAGCGCAGGCGTTGGTGCCAGCCTGTCAGCAGGCCGAATCGGAGCGATTGTAGGCCCCCTAGCAGGCAGTGTTGTTATGAGCCTTGGTTTACCTCCAACACAAGTATTCCTGATGCTCACTGTGCCGTCGCTTATTTGTGCTGTGGCTATTTGGCGGCTTGGAAAAGAAAAAAGCAGTGATGTGTTGCAGCCAAGGGCAATCCGTGAATTTGACCATCTTATGTGTGGTGTAAAAGACATAAATTTAACGGCTGAAACATTTAAAGCATTAGGCTTTACAGTAGGCCCGGTTACACCTCTTGAGGGTATAGGTGTTGTCAATTCCCGCATTTTACTGACGCCAAAACAGAAGAACTTGGCAAACTATATAGAATTTATGCAATTGGGCGGTGCACAAGGCGAGATCCCATCGTTTTTGCAAAAATGGCTTAAGGGTAGCTTGATAGGAAAAGAGGGTGCCCACTCCTTGATTATGCGTACAGATGATGCCCAGAATACGTATAATCATTTTGAAAAATTGCATAAGGAAAATCCTCAAGGTGGTTTTGCACCTTATTTGCTCAAGATGGACTTTGACCAAGATGGCCCTGATGGAGAGATGTATTCGGTTGGTTTTAGTAACTGTATTATGCCGGATCTTGAGCCGCCCCTGTATGTTTCTACGTCAGAAATACGCACGCTGGATTTTTACTTGAACACACAGTGGCGCACCCACAGGAATGGCGCGATTTCGTGGACAGAGACAATCGCTATCTCCGATGAACCTGAAACAACAGCTATGGAGCTTCAGGAACTGTGGGGCGGCGAAATTGCTAAAGTTAACAGTGGTTGTTTTGTCTGCGGCCCGAGTGAAATGCCTTTAAAGGTTTTCTCAAAAAAAGCGTTTTGCGAGGAATACGGGGATACCGTTATAGCTGATATAGGTTATTCGGTGAAAAATGCGTATATTGCAGGGGTTCATATTTCGGTCGAGAACCTTGAGCAGACAAAGGTTTTTTTGAAAAGCCAAAAGATAAAAACACAAACAAAAATAGATAAGGTCATTTTACCTGCTGATTTATGTCATGGGTTCTTCATTTGTTTCGAGCGTAATAAAGATATAGGGAAAGTATAA
- a CDS encoding ChuX/HutX family heme-like substrate-binding protein, which produces MRLFFGTMNTAASIMLSAVVIQGSAFAHDHGNDALKLCPTTAQKTRIMQEVTDYPGDPITIVARDLKVPEFTAVSSLPAKMAVGAWINGEQAQELWKSIDAWGKDTMVRLLFTPSSQHAFIVHDKVPVTQPNPEEGYLDVYADEGNGIHSHIQLNTIASIYASDLPTDDPKYRTRGINFYDQQGHSVIGVYASIKTYEPDPAAIAGFERTKAEIAKLSNDVCP; this is translated from the coding sequence ATGAGACTATTTTTTGGAACAATGAACACTGCAGCCAGCATCATGCTTTCAGCAGTGGTTATACAGGGCAGTGCTTTTGCCCATGATCATGGGAACGATGCGTTAAAACTCTGCCCCACGACAGCCCAAAAAACCCGAATAATGCAAGAGGTTACAGACTACCCTGGCGATCCAATTACCATTGTAGCGCGTGACCTGAAGGTCCCTGAATTCACCGCAGTAAGCAGCTTACCAGCCAAAATGGCGGTAGGCGCATGGATTAATGGCGAGCAGGCGCAAGAGCTTTGGAAGTCAATCGATGCATGGGGAAAAGATACAATGGTACGTCTTCTTTTCACTCCCTCAAGCCAACATGCATTTATTGTGCACGATAAAGTGCCCGTAACACAGCCAAACCCCGAAGAAGGGTATCTGGATGTTTATGCTGATGAGGGCAATGGTATCCATTCTCATATCCAGCTCAACACTATTGCCTCTATATATGCAAGTGACCTACCGACAGACGACCCTAAATATCGCACACGGGGCATCAATTTTTATGATCAACAGGGTCATAGCGTTATTGGCGTTTATGCCTCAATTAAAACATATGAGCCCGACCCTGCGGCCATTGCCGGGTTTGAGCGCACTAAAGCTGAAATTGCCAAATTATCAAATGACGTTTGCCCGTAA